AGCGCGAAGGTCAGCCCGGCATGGGCCACGCCGAATTGCTGGCTGAACTCTTTCCGAAACGGGGCGGCGACCACCATCTTTCCGGGTTCGAGAGAGACGATCTCTGCCCCCATGGTCGACATGATCGCCTGACAGGAGAAGCTTTCCCGAACGTTCTTTTCGAAATCGGGATTACGGGCTGCAAAGGTCATGGAGGCGGTGTCTTCGCTTCAAATTCGCGTCAACGGTAACCATCCTGCGTGGCGCTGTATACCATTTTGACTCGTTCGGGTTGAAAATTGTGTCAACTCTATGCAGTTTTTGTGGCGTTGGTCCGGTCGTGTTTTTGGGACTGCGCTGTGTAACTGGTTGAAGAGTGTCGGGTGGTCTGCCATGGTCGAGGACTTCCTCCGGGCGTTATCGAAGCCCATAAATCTTCTGCTTTGGATCGTGTTTTCGGTCTGGACGACGTTGTCGGGGCCGTTTGGCACGTATGAAACCGCAACTCTGGGGGAGCGCGCCACGCACTGGCCGCTGATCGCGGGGCTGTTCGTGGTTGTTGCCGTTGCGGTTCGGGTGGCGGCCGGCCGATACCTCGCGCATTTCAATCCTTGGCAGACCGCCGTCTTTATCGCTTCCGTACTTGCTGCGTTGTTGTCCGTTCCGACGTTTCTCATGGCCAGCGCGATGCTTCCGCCAGAGGTGACGCCACCGACGCTTGACGGTGTTCTGATCGCTGCGGCTTCGGTTTTGTCGATTTCGCTTGGCCTTCGGGCGCTGTATCATGTCGTGCCGGTTGCACGCCCCGTGGCGACCGCGTCGCCGCCCCCGCTGATGCTTCGCTTGCCATCCCAGAAACAGGCGCCGCTGATCCGCCTGACATCGTCGGATCATTATGTGCGGGTCGTTACCGAGCGCGGTGAAACCGACCTTCTTATGCGTTTTGCCGATGCGATTTCCGAACTTGGCGAGGTCGAGGGCGCACGGGTGCACCGCTCCCACTGGGTTGCGCGGTCGGCGGTCGAAGGCGTCCGTCGCGACAGCGGGCGCGTCATGATCCGTACCCGGGACGGGGCCGAGGTGCCGGTCAGCCGCACCTATCAACGCGTGCTGGACGACTGGAACCTGTGATCGCGGCCAAGGGGAGCGCGCAAATGCGTGGCCCCGTCAGGACGGCGATAGCGCCGGGGCCCATCAATGCCGACAGGGCCGGGGCGTTTGCCGCCAATCCGCCGGTATAGGCGCCGAAGGCAGGCAGTATGATCCGGCGGTCATCCGCCAGGAAACAGGGGCGCGACACGCGCCGCCCGCCGATGGGCAGGGTCGCTTTGGGATGAAAATGGCCGGAAACCTCGGCCACGCAGTCCGCCTCGGCCTCATGGCGGAAGGTCAACGGTGCCTCGTACAACTCGGCCTTTTGGGTGCCGCCCGGCAGCGTGGGGCCGGGGTCGTGATTGCCTGCAATCCAGACCCAGTGCCGCCCGGCCATCAGGCGTAACAGGCGCTCCTCTAACCCCGGTGGCAGCATCCCTGCGGCCCTGTCATCGTCGAAACTGTCGCCAAGACAGATCACGGTGGCGGGGCTTGTGTGCGCCACCTCATCCTCCAGCCGGCTCAGCGTCTCGGCGGTGTCATAGGGCGGCAACAGCGTGCCGCCCCGGCGGGCGATCCGTTCCGCCTTGCCCAGATGCAGGTCGGAGACGACCAGAAGGTGCCGTTCCGGCCACCAGAGCGCCCCGGAGGCGCGCGCGAAAAGCGAGGCCCCGGCAAGGGCGAGGACGAAATCGTTCATGCTTTGTTTCCAGCGCATCGCGCTACGGAATGCAAGGGGTCACGAAAGGCCGGCCTCTGCCATCAACCGCTCTGCCGCTTCATCCAGCAGCCTTTGCTCGGCCGCGCCCTTGATCGGGATCCGCCCCGCTTCCAGAAACAGCGGCGCGGCAAGGGGCGTGACCCGGGGGCGGCGGACATGGTCGATACGGCCCCGGATACGCGCCAGCATCCCCTCGATCCGGCCGAAATCCACAAGGCCCTTCATCGCCTCTTCGCGCGTGATGTCCAGCATCAGGTGGTCGGGGTCGTATTTGCGCAGGGTGTCGTACAGGATGTCGGACGAAAAGGTCGCCTGCCGCCCGCTCTTGCGGCGGCCGGGATGGTTGCGCTCGATCAGCCCCGCGATCACGGCCGAGGTGCGGAAGGTCCGCTTCATCACCGCGTTGCCGGCCAGCCAGCGCTCGAACGCCTCGCGCAGGCCCGCGCCATCCAGCAGAGCGGCGGGGTCGGTGACCTCCTCCAGTCCCCAGACCAGCGTGGCGTAGTCGGTGGCCACGAAACCCAGCGGGTCGAGCCCGG
The genomic region above belongs to Rhodovulum sp. P5 and contains:
- the pdeM gene encoding ligase-associated DNA damage response endonuclease PdeM; amino-acid sequence: MNDFVLALAGASLFARASGALWWPERHLLVVSDLHLGKAERIARRGGTLLPPYDTAETLSRLEDEVAHTSPATVICLGDSFDDDRAAGMLPPGLEERLLRLMAGRHWVWIAGNHDPGPTLPGGTQKAELYEAPLTFRHEAEADCVAEVSGHFHPKATLPIGGRRVSRPCFLADDRRIILPAFGAYTGGLAANAPALSALMGPGAIAVLTGPRICALPLAAITGSSRPARVDRCG
- a CDS encoding LytTR family DNA-binding domain-containing protein; the encoded protein is MVEDFLRALSKPINLLLWIVFSVWTTLSGPFGTYETATLGERATHWPLIAGLFVVVAVAVRVAAGRYLAHFNPWQTAVFIASVLAALLSVPTFLMASAMLPPEVTPPTLDGVLIAAASVLSISLGLRALYHVVPVARPVATASPPPLMLRLPSQKQAPLIRLTSSDHYVRVVTERGETDLLMRFADAISELGEVEGARVHRSHWVARSAVEGVRRDSGRVMIRTRDGAEVPVSRTYQRVLDDWNL